Part of the Cryptosporangium arvum DSM 44712 genome, CGACACGATCTTCGGACCGAAGGCCGACGGCAACGAGGATCTACGCGGGCTGCTCAACGCCGGGCACCAGCGCAACCGCCCGGCCGTCCGCTACGACGCCACCGCCGGGCGCGTCGAGCACATCCCCACGTTCGCCATGGCCGCTCTCGCTGGCATCGGGGCCATGCCCGACACGATCGAGGACCGGGCCGTCGTCGTCCGCATGCGCCGCCGCGGACCCGGTGAGGCCGTGGCGCCCTACCGGCACCGCCGCGACCGGCCGGCCTTCCGGCTGCTGGCCGCTCAATTGGACGAGTGGCTTCGGTCGCAGATGACCGAGCTGCAAGAGGCCGAGCCGCCGATGCCCGTCGAGGACCGGGCCGCGGACACGTGGGAACCGCTGGTCATCGTCGCCGACATGGCAGGCGGAGACTGGCCCGGCCGCGCCCGGCAAGCCGTCGTCGCGCTCACAGCCGAGGCCGACGAGAAGGCCGGAGTGTCCACCCGGATCCGGCTTCTCACCGACGTCCGCGCCGCGTTCACGCTGCTCGGCGACCCGCCGGCCGCCATGACCTCCGACCTGCTCCAAGCACTCAACAGCGATCCCGAGGCCCCGTGGGCGACGTTCGGCCCGACCGGGCTGACCGGCAAGCGGCTCGGTGACCTGCTCCGGGAGTTCGACATCAGCTCCGACACGATTCGGTTCCCGGTCGGGCAGGCCAAGGGCTACCGCCGCGCCCGGTTCATCGACGCGTGGAACCGCTACTGCCCACTGCCTGAGATGCCCCCCGCGGACGGTGCGGAGGACGCCGGGCCAGGGGTACCCGTACCAGCCGTACCACCCTCGTTTCCGCAGGTCATCCCTGGTACGGGTACCACCCCCGTTACGGATCGATCCGTAACGGGTGACCTACCCGTACCGCCCCTGAGCAGCGGAAACGACCTTGGTACGGCTGGTACGGGTACCCCCCGCGCCGCGGGCACTGGAGGTGCCGAATGACCGACCGGCGTCACGGCGCGACCGAGAACCGACCCGCTGAGCCGACCTCTGCGGTTCGCGCCCTACCCAGCACACCGGCCACCCCAGGAGAGGCCGCCTATGACGTTCTCAACGGGCTGTCAGACGGTCATCACGGCACTGGGTCAGCGGGCGCTCTGCCGACCCGACCCGGTGCAGGACAGGAGGTGACGACGATCGAGAGCGCTGCAGGAGCCGTACCCGCGGCACCGACCGACCCGGTGCTGACGGTGGAGGAGGCCGCCCGCTATTTGCGAATCGGCAGGACGTCGATGTACGCGCTGGTCTCGTCTGGCGAAGTCGAGTCGGTGACCATCGGCCGGCTCCGCCGGATCCCCCGCTCGGCACTGGACGACTACGTCACGCGGCTCCGCTCGGCGAGGAGGGCGGCATGACGACACCGAAGAAGGCCACCCGCCGGCCGAACGGCGCGTCGAGCATCTACGAAGGGTCAGACGGCTGGTGGCACGGACGCGTCACGGTCGGCATCCGTGACAACGGAAAGCCCGACCGGCGCCACGTCCGCGGGAAGACTCAGGCCGCGGTCATCCGCAAGGTCCGAGAGCTGGAAAAGGAGCGCGATAGCGGCAGGGTCCGGAAGATCGGCACGCCGTGGACCGTCGAGGCGTGGCTGACTCACTGGCTGGAGAACGTTGCTCGGCCGACCGTCCGGCAGTCGAGCTACAGCGCTTACGAAGTCGCGGTGCGGGTGCATCTCATCCCAGGAATCGGCGCGCACCGACTCGACCGCCTGACGTCCGAACACCTCGACTCGCTTTATACGCGGATGGTGGCTAAGGGCAGTAGCGCGGGAACGGCGCACCAGGCGCACCGGACCGTCCGCACTGCCCTTGGAGTCGCCGATCGGCGCGGCTACCTGCCGCGGGGGAATCCGGCGGCTAAGGGAATGGTCAAGCCGCCCCGGATCGAAGAAGAGGAGATCGAGCCGTACACCGTCGAAGAGGTGCGCCGGCTGCTAGCCGAGGCCGGGAAGCGACCCCGGAATAGCGCCCGCTGGGCAATGGCTCTGGCGCTCGGAATGCGACAAGGGGAAGTGCTCGGCTTGAAGTGGGCAGACGTCGATCTCGACGCAGGCACGCTCCGAGTGCGCCGCGGACGCCAGCGGCCGAAGTATGAGCATGGGTGCGGCGGCACCTGCGGTCGTAAGGCGGGCTACTGCAAGCAGCGCAAGAACGTCCGATCCGAGACGGCCGACACGAAGTCGCGTGCTGGTAAGCGGCCGATCGGACTACCCACCGAATTGGTGGCGCTGCTGCGCAAGCACAAAGAGGCTCAGGAGGCCGAACGGGCCAAGGCCGCTCAACTCTGGCAGGACGAAGGTTGGCTATTTGCCACCCCGACCGGGGGAGTACTCAGCACGAATACCGACTACCACGACTGGAAAGACCTGCTGAAAGGCGCTGGTATCCGGGACGGCCGGCTGCACGACGCCCGGCACACCGCGGCCACGGTGCTGCTCCTGCTCGGGGTTCCCGACCGGGCCGTCATGGGCCTGATGGGGTGGTCGAATTCGGCGATGGCCGCCCGCTACCAGCACCTCACGGCCAAGGTCCGGCATGACATCGCGAAGCAGGTCGGTGGCCTGATCTGGCAGGCCGAGGAGGAGACCGAGAAGGCCAACTGAGACCACAACTGAGACCACAGGCCCTGTAGGGACGACGAAGGCCCGGTACCCATCCGTGGGTCCGGGCCATCGTTTTGCCTGGTCAGCCAGGCTGGCGGAGGATACGAGATTCGAACTCGTGAGGGGTTGCCCCCAACACGCTTTCCAAGCGTGCGCCCTAGGCCTCTAGGCGAATCCTCCGCCGGACAGGTTACCGGACGCAGCGCCGGGTCTCGTACGCCGGTGTACCCGGCGCACAGCGCGCTCTTGCTTGGGCACGTCAGGATCGCTGTTGACAAGGCCCCCTGGCGCGATGACCCCCAGGTCTCCGTCCGTGCTCGCACGATGACACGATGACGCCGGTGGGCTGGGCAGCCCGGGTAGCGCCCGGCAGAGTCAGGAGGACTCGTGGCGAGGGGCCAGCGTAGGCGCAACGAAAAGGGCCGGTGGGTGCTGATCGGGGTGGCGGTCGTCGCCGTCATCGCGGCCGCAGCCACCGCGGTCGTCTTCTTGCGTGACGGCGACGACGGCAAGGACGGCACCGTCACCGCGAAGACCGAGCTGGGCACCGTCTACGCGCCTTACGTCTACGTCACGCTGGCCGATCGTCCCTCGCTCACCGAGATCGCGCAGAAGACCGGCGCGAACGGTCTGCACCTCGGGTTCGCGATCACCAAGGGCGACGAGTGCGACCTCACCTGGGACGGCACGACCGCGCTCGACACGTACAAGGACGAGATCAGCGCGGCGGCGGCGAAGGGCATCGAGGTGATCGTGTCCACCGGCGGGGCGAGCGGCGGTGACGTCACCCAGGCCTGTGGAGACGCGGAGACCACGCAGGAACAGCTGCAGAAGCTCGTCGACCTCGGGGTTCGTTACCTCGACTTCGACGTCGAAGGGGAGGAGCGGGTGGCCGATACCGAGGCCAACGAAGCCCGCGCCAAGGCGATCCTGGCCCTGCAGCAGAAGAACCCCGATCTGAAGGTGTCGTTCACGCTCGCCGCGGCGTCGCCGACCGACGCGACCACCGCCGCGGGTGCGGCCAACACCGCTCCGTGGGTCGCCGCCGTCGACGCCGGCGTGGCGATCGACCGCATCAACCTGATGACGATGAACTTCGGCGGCACCGTCGCACCGCAGGACATGGCTGCGGCGACCACCGCGGCCGCCACCGGCCTGCATTCGCAGATCGAGACCATCCAGGGCATCGACTCCGCGAACGCCTGGGGCATGGTCGGTATCACGCCGATGATCGGGGTGAACGACCTCAACACCGAGACGTTCTCGCTGGACAACGCCAAGACCGTCACCGACTTCGCGGTGAAGAACAGCGTCGGGATGCTCAGCTTCTGGTCGGCCGGGCGCGACACGCAATGCGGTGCCGACGTCACGAAGCAGCCGGTCGCGAACTGCAGCGGCGTCGAGCAGGACGAGTACGCGTTCGCGTCGATCTTCAAGGGCGTGCTCCAGTGAGGGGCCGTCCCGAGTAGCCGCCCGGCTACCGGTAGACTCCACCCCAGCCCCTCGTGCGGCGCGTAACCTGTGAACCTCCCCAGGGCCGGAAGGCAGCAAGGATAAGCGGGCTCTGGCGGGTGCACGAGGGGTCCTTCATTTGTCGGACCCGCGTGGGAGGCTTGCGGCGTGGCCAACCGCGCTCTCTACCGCAAGTACCGGCCTCGCACGTTTGCCGAGGTCATCGGTCAGGAACACGTCACCGCACCGCTCATCCAGGCGCTGAAGAACGGCAAGCTCAACCACGCCTACCTCTTCTCCGGCCCCCGCGGTTGCGGCAAGACGTCAAGTGCCCGGATTCTCGCCCGGTCGCTGAACTGCGTGAACGGTCCGACGCCGGATCCCTGCGGTGTCTGCGATTCCTGCCTCGCGCTGGCTCCCGACGGGCCGGGCTCGCTCGACGTCGTCGAGATCGACGCGGCCAGCCACGGCGGTGTGGACGACGCGCGTGATCTGCGCGAGCGCGCCTTCTTCGCGCCGGTCAACAGCCGGTTCAAGGTCTACGTGATCGACGAGGCGCACATGGTCTCGTCGCAGGGCTTCAACGCGCTGCTCAAGCTCGTCGAAGAGCCGCCCGATTTCGTTAAGTTCGTGTTCGCGACCACCGAACCCGACAAGGTGCTGCAGACCATCCGGTCGCGCACCCACCACTACCCGTTCCGGCTGATCCCGCCGAGCACGATGGTCGGTCTGCTCGACCGCATCTGCACCGACGAGAACGTGCAGATCGAGAAGAGCGTGCTGCCGCTCGTCGTCCGGGCCGGTGGCGGGTCCGCGCGTGACTCGCTGTCGATCCTCGACCAGCTGCTCGCCGGCGCCGGTACCGATGGCGTCACCTACCAGCACGCGGTCGCGCTGCTCGGGGTAACCGACTCGGGGCTGCTCGACGAGGCCACCGGCGCACTCGCCGCCGACGACGGTGCCGCGCTGTACGGCGTCGTCGACCGGGTGGTGGAGGCCGGGCACGACCCCCGGCGGTTCGCGTCCGATCTGCTCGAGCGGCTCCGTGATCTGGTGATCCTCGCGACCGTGCCCGACGCCGCCGCGAAGGGCCTCGTCGACGCACCTGCCGACGAGCTGGAGCGGATGTCGCTGGTGGCCAACCAGCTCGGGGTGGCCACCGCGTCCCGGATGGCCGACGTCGTGCACAACGGGCTGGTCGA contains:
- a CDS encoding helix-turn-helix domain-containing protein: MTTIESAAGAVPAAPTDPVLTVEEAARYLRIGRTSMYALVSSGEVESVTIGRLRRIPRSALDDYVTRLRSARRAA
- a CDS encoding chitinase, producing the protein MARGQRRRNEKGRWVLIGVAVVAVIAAAATAVVFLRDGDDGKDGTVTAKTELGTVYAPYVYVTLADRPSLTEIAQKTGANGLHLGFAITKGDECDLTWDGTTALDTYKDEISAAAAKGIEVIVSTGGASGGDVTQACGDAETTQEQLQKLVDLGVRYLDFDVEGEERVADTEANEARAKAILALQQKNPDLKVSFTLAAASPTDATTAAGAANTAPWVAAVDAGVAIDRINLMTMNFGGTVAPQDMAAATTAAATGLHSQIETIQGIDSANAWGMVGITPMIGVNDLNTETFSLDNAKTVTDFAVKNSVGMLSFWSAGRDTQCGADVTKQPVANCSGVEQDEYAFASIFKGVLQ
- a CDS encoding tyrosine-type recombinase/integrase is translated as MTTPKKATRRPNGASSIYEGSDGWWHGRVTVGIRDNGKPDRRHVRGKTQAAVIRKVRELEKERDSGRVRKIGTPWTVEAWLTHWLENVARPTVRQSSYSAYEVAVRVHLIPGIGAHRLDRLTSEHLDSLYTRMVAKGSSAGTAHQAHRTVRTALGVADRRGYLPRGNPAAKGMVKPPRIEEEEIEPYTVEEVRRLLAEAGKRPRNSARWAMALALGMRQGEVLGLKWADVDLDAGTLRVRRGRQRPKYEHGCGGTCGRKAGYCKQRKNVRSETADTKSRAGKRPIGLPTELVALLRKHKEAQEAERAKAAQLWQDEGWLFATPTGGVLSTNTDYHDWKDLLKGAGIRDGRLHDARHTAATVLLLLGVPDRAVMGLMGWSNSAMAARYQHLTAKVRHDIAKQVGGLIWQAEEETEKAN
- a CDS encoding DUF3631 domain-containing protein, with product MTASGPRLTGAQLLDAIREALTRYVVLPSTEATDAVVLWIAATHAQPAWAHAPRLVIRAPEKRCGKSRLLDVVEATAHDPLITVNATPAAVYRSITSDPPTLLVDEADTIFGPKADGNEDLRGLLNAGHQRNRPAVRYDATAGRVEHIPTFAMAALAGIGAMPDTIEDRAVVVRMRRRGPGEAVAPYRHRRDRPAFRLLAAQLDEWLRSQMTELQEAEPPMPVEDRAADTWEPLVIVADMAGGDWPGRARQAVVALTAEADEKAGVSTRIRLLTDVRAAFTLLGDPPAAMTSDLLQALNSDPEAPWATFGPTGLTGKRLGDLLREFDISSDTIRFPVGQAKGYRRARFIDAWNRYCPLPEMPPADGAEDAGPGVPVPAVPPSFPQVIPGTGTTPVTDRSVTGDLPVPPLSSGNDLGTAGTGTPRAAGTGGAE